From the Phyllopteryx taeniolatus isolate TA_2022b chromosome 16, UOR_Ptae_1.2, whole genome shotgun sequence genome, one window contains:
- the mpp3a gene encoding MAGUK p55 subfamily member 3 isoform X2: MFTGLQGPRPPVRHHHDDDDDDDDDEAQTRGLASFPVYSSSPGGSMKEAMPVLTAGAGLHETLALLTSQLRPDANHKEDMVFLKDVFSERSLAYLMKIHDRLRQYERQSPTPVLHSVSSLAEDVTDELQSRPMSTEERELLHLLTSPHLKALLSVHDTVAQKSFDPVLPPLPDDYDDELEEESVKIVRLVKNKEPLGATIRRDEATGAVIVARIMRGGAADRSGLVHVGDELREVNGVSVVHKRPDEISQLLSQSQGSITLKIIPAVKEEDRLRESKVYVRALFDYIPLEDKATPCQEAGLPFKRGDILQIVTQDDPTWWQAKRVGDSNLRAGLVPSKHFQERRLAYRMKVGTLPNLKSPKTPSYDQVCDKAPCLEPYTTPLPSPPSMPCQPTPLPTSCICCSVPVPPHPYPPPHGGPPAALDALHTVSRHVCCSFTFLVCTYEAKLGDTLTPVVVSPKCNAVAPSCGQVFSWEFYSAGLRRSFRLSRKDRQGSSSDGSDPGDSEFLTYEEVTRYQQRPNERPRLVVLIGSLGARINELKQRVIAENPHRYAVAVPHTTRPKKPHEKEGVEYHFVTKQQFDVDVLNNKFIEHGEYKENQYGTSIEAIRSVQAKNKMCIVDVQPEALRRLRTVEFKPYVVFVKPRVPESRRRRTAATSPGGAEQGRVMDEDLQEMRQSAIHMDQQYGHLVDRVLIKEDSASACTELQSILERLEHECFWVPLSWVRT; encoded by the exons ATGTTCACGGGGTTGCAAGGACCACGCCCTCCTGTCAGGCACcaccatgatgatgatgatgatgatgatgatgatgaggcaCAAACAAGAGGATTAGCTTCATTCCCG GTTTACTCCTCCTCACCTGGGGGATCAATGAAAGAAGCCATGCCGGTGCTCACAGCAGGAGCAG GGCTCCACGAGACATTGGCCCTGCTCACCTCGCAGCTGCGGCCCGACGCCAACCACAAGGAGGACATGGTCTTCCTCAAGGATGTTTTCAGCGAGAGGAGCTTGGCGTACCTAATGAAG ATCCACGACAGGCTGAGACAGTACGAGAGACAAAGTCCAACTCCTGTCCTGCACAGTGTCTCTTCTCTAGCTGAAGAC GTGACGGACGAGCTGCAGAGTCGCCCGATGAGCACGGAGGAGCGGGAGCTGCTGCATCTGCTCACATCACCGCATCTCAAG GCCCTCCTTTCCGTCCACGACACGGTGGCCCAGAAGAGTTTCGATCCTGTCCTTCCGCCGCTGCCCGACGACTACGATGACGAACTGGAGGAGGAGTCGGTGAAGATTGTGCGTCTGGTGAAGAACAAGGAGCCTCTG GGTGCCACCATCAGGCGGGATGAGGCCACCGGAGCTGTAATTGTGGCTCGTATCATGAGAGGGGGCGCAGCGGACAGAAGCG GTTTGGTACACGTAGGGGACGAACTCAGGGAAGTCAACGGCGTCTCGGTGGTCCACAAGAGGCCCGACGAGATCAGTCAGTTGCTG TCACAGTCGCAGGGCTCCATTACTCTGAAGATTATCCCTGCTGTTAAAGAAGAAGACCGACTGAGGGAGAGCAAG GTGTACGTGAGAGCCTTATTCGACTACATTCCGTTGGAGGATAAGGCCACGCCATGCCAAGAAGCCGGACTTCCCTTCAAGCGTGGCGACATCCTGCAGATAGTGACCCAGGATGACCCTACGTGGTGGCAGGCCAAGCGCGTGGGTGACAGCAACCTGCGCGCCGGACTCGTTCCGTCCAAACACTTTCAGGAGAG GCGACTGGCCTACAGGATGAAAGTGGGCACGCTTCCCAATCTCAAGTCCCCCAAAACTCCTTCCT aCGACCAAGTGTGTGATAAAG CACCCTGCTTGGAGCCGTACACCACCCCCTTGCCAAGTCCCCCTTCCATGCCTTGCCAACCAACCCCCCTCCCCACTTCCTGCATCTGCTGCAGTGTTCCAGTGCCCCCACACCCTTATCCACCACCCCACGGGGGCCCTCCTGCTGCGTTGGACGCATTGCACACTGTAAGCAGGCACGTCTGTTGCTCGTTCACTTTCCTGGTGTGCACGTATGAGGCTAAATTGGGTGACACTCTAACACCAGTTGTAGTCTCTCCTAAGTGTAACGCAGTGGCGCCCTCCTGCGGCCAGGTGTTTTCCTGGGAATTTTATTCAG CCGGTCTGCGCAGGAGCTTCCGCCTGAGTCGAAAAGACCGACAAGGCTCCTCTAGCGACGGCTCCGATCCGGGAGATTCTGAGTTCCTGACCTACGAGGAGGTGACCCGCTACCAGCAGCGGCCCAACGAAAGGCCCCGACTGGTGGTTCTGATTG GTTCTCTCGGTGCACGGATCAATGAACTCAAGCAGCGGGTGATTGCTGAGAACCCGCATCGCTACGCAGTGGCGGTACCAC ATACCACCAGGCCCAAGAAACCTCATGAGAAGGAAGGTGTGGAATATCACTTTGTcaccaagcagcagtttgacgtCGACGTCCTCAACAACAA GTTCATCGAGCACGGCGAGTACAAGGAGAACCAGTACGGCACCAGTATCGAGGCCATCCGCTCCGTGCAGGCcaagaacaaaatgtgcattGTAGACGTTCAGCCTGAG GCCTTGAGAAGGCTGCGGACGGTGGAGTTCAAGCCCTACGTGGTTTTTGTCAAACCGCGGGTTCCCGAAAGCAGACGGCGTCGCACTGCCGCCACCTCGCCGGGAGGTGCGGAGCAAGGGCGCGTTATG GACGAGGACCTCCAGGAGATGCGCCAGTCCGCCATCCATATGGATCAGCAGTATGGACATCTGGTAGACCGGGTCCTGATCAAGGAGGACTCAGCCAGTGCCTGCACAGAACTGCAGAGTATTTTGGAAAGACTGGAGCATGAGTGTTTCTGGGTGCCTCTCAGCTGGGTTCGGACCTAA
- the mpp3a gene encoding MAGUK p55 subfamily member 3 isoform X6 produces the protein MFTGLQGPRPPVRHHHDDDDDDDDDEAQTRGLASFPVYSSSPGGSMKEAMPVLTAGAGLHETLALLTSQLRPDANHKEDMVFLKDVFSERSLAYLMKIHDRLRQYERQSPTPVLHSVSSLAEDVTDELQSRPMSTEERELLHLLTSPHLKALLSVHDTVAQKSFDPVLPPLPDDYDDELEEESVKIVRLVKNKEPLGATIRRDEATGAVIVARIMRGGAADRSGLVHVGDELREVNGVSVVHKRPDEISQLLSQSQGSITLKIIPAVKEEDRLRESKVYVRALFDYIPLEDKATPCQEAGLPFKRGDILQIVTQDDPTWWQAKRVGDSNLRAGLVPSKHFQERRLAYRMKVGTLPNLKSPKTPSYDQVCDKDDCDCEGYFNGQYIAGLRRSFRLSRKDRQGSSSDGSDPGDSEFLTYEEVTRYQQRPNERPRLVVLIGSLGARINELKQRVIAENPHRYAVAVPHTTRPKKPHEKEGVEYHFVTKQQFDVDVLNNKFIEHGEYKENQYGTSIEAIRSVQAKNKMCIVDVQPEALRRLRTVEFKPYVVFVKPRVPESRRRRTAATSPGGAEQGRVMDEDLQEMRQSAIHMDQQYGHLVDRVLIKEDSASACTELQSILERLEHECFWVPLSWVRT, from the exons ATGTTCACGGGGTTGCAAGGACCACGCCCTCCTGTCAGGCACcaccatgatgatgatgatgatgatgatgatgatgaggcaCAAACAAGAGGATTAGCTTCATTCCCG GTTTACTCCTCCTCACCTGGGGGATCAATGAAAGAAGCCATGCCGGTGCTCACAGCAGGAGCAG GGCTCCACGAGACATTGGCCCTGCTCACCTCGCAGCTGCGGCCCGACGCCAACCACAAGGAGGACATGGTCTTCCTCAAGGATGTTTTCAGCGAGAGGAGCTTGGCGTACCTAATGAAG ATCCACGACAGGCTGAGACAGTACGAGAGACAAAGTCCAACTCCTGTCCTGCACAGTGTCTCTTCTCTAGCTGAAGAC GTGACGGACGAGCTGCAGAGTCGCCCGATGAGCACGGAGGAGCGGGAGCTGCTGCATCTGCTCACATCACCGCATCTCAAG GCCCTCCTTTCCGTCCACGACACGGTGGCCCAGAAGAGTTTCGATCCTGTCCTTCCGCCGCTGCCCGACGACTACGATGACGAACTGGAGGAGGAGTCGGTGAAGATTGTGCGTCTGGTGAAGAACAAGGAGCCTCTG GGTGCCACCATCAGGCGGGATGAGGCCACCGGAGCTGTAATTGTGGCTCGTATCATGAGAGGGGGCGCAGCGGACAGAAGCG GTTTGGTACACGTAGGGGACGAACTCAGGGAAGTCAACGGCGTCTCGGTGGTCCACAAGAGGCCCGACGAGATCAGTCAGTTGCTG TCACAGTCGCAGGGCTCCATTACTCTGAAGATTATCCCTGCTGTTAAAGAAGAAGACCGACTGAGGGAGAGCAAG GTGTACGTGAGAGCCTTATTCGACTACATTCCGTTGGAGGATAAGGCCACGCCATGCCAAGAAGCCGGACTTCCCTTCAAGCGTGGCGACATCCTGCAGATAGTGACCCAGGATGACCCTACGTGGTGGCAGGCCAAGCGCGTGGGTGACAGCAACCTGCGCGCCGGACTCGTTCCGTCCAAACACTTTCAGGAGAG GCGACTGGCCTACAGGATGAAAGTGGGCACGCTTCCCAATCTCAAGTCCCCCAAAACTCCTTCCT aCGACCAAGTGTGTGATAAAG ACGACTGTGACTGTGAGGGCTATTTCAATGGACAGTACATAG CCGGTCTGCGCAGGAGCTTCCGCCTGAGTCGAAAAGACCGACAAGGCTCCTCTAGCGACGGCTCCGATCCGGGAGATTCTGAGTTCCTGACCTACGAGGAGGTGACCCGCTACCAGCAGCGGCCCAACGAAAGGCCCCGACTGGTGGTTCTGATTG GTTCTCTCGGTGCACGGATCAATGAACTCAAGCAGCGGGTGATTGCTGAGAACCCGCATCGCTACGCAGTGGCGGTACCAC ATACCACCAGGCCCAAGAAACCTCATGAGAAGGAAGGTGTGGAATATCACTTTGTcaccaagcagcagtttgacgtCGACGTCCTCAACAACAA GTTCATCGAGCACGGCGAGTACAAGGAGAACCAGTACGGCACCAGTATCGAGGCCATCCGCTCCGTGCAGGCcaagaacaaaatgtgcattGTAGACGTTCAGCCTGAG GCCTTGAGAAGGCTGCGGACGGTGGAGTTCAAGCCCTACGTGGTTTTTGTCAAACCGCGGGTTCCCGAAAGCAGACGGCGTCGCACTGCCGCCACCTCGCCGGGAGGTGCGGAGCAAGGGCGCGTTATG GACGAGGACCTCCAGGAGATGCGCCAGTCCGCCATCCATATGGATCAGCAGTATGGACATCTGGTAGACCGGGTCCTGATCAAGGAGGACTCAGCCAGTGCCTGCACAGAACTGCAGAGTATTTTGGAAAGACTGGAGCATGAGTGTTTCTGGGTGCCTCTCAGCTGGGTTCGGACCTAA
- the mpp3a gene encoding MAGUK p55 subfamily member 3 isoform X7 produces the protein MFTGLQGPRPPVRHHHDDDDDDDDDEAQTRGLASFPVYSSSPGGSMKEAMPVLTAGAGLHETLALLTSQLRPDANHKEDMVFLKDVFSERSLAYLMKIHDRLRQYERQSPTPVLHSVSSLAEDVTDELQSRPMSTEERELLHLLTSPHLKALLSVHDTVAQKSFDPVLPPLPDDYDDELEEESVKIVRLVKNKEPLGATIRRDEATGAVIVARIMRGGAADRSGLVHVGDELREVNGVSVVHKRPDEISQLLSQSQGSITLKIIPAVKEEDRLRESKVYVRALFDYIPLEDKATPCQEAGLPFKRGDILQIVTQDDPTWWQAKRVGDSNLRAGLVPSKHFQERRLAYRMKVGTLPNLKSPKTPSYDQVCDKDDCDCEGYFNGQYIAPCLEPYTTPLPSPPSMPCQPTPLPTSCICCSVPVPPHPYPPPHGGPPAALDALHTVSRHVCCSFTFLVCTYEAKLGDTLTPVVVSPKCNAVAPSCGQVFSWEFYSAGLRRSFRLSRKDRQGSSSDGSDPGDSEFLTYEEVTRYQQRPNERPRLVVLIGSLGARINELKQRVIAENPHRYAVAIPPGPRNLMRRKVWNITLSPSSSLTSTSSTTSSSSTASTRRTSTAPVSRPSAPCRPRTKCAL, from the exons ATGTTCACGGGGTTGCAAGGACCACGCCCTCCTGTCAGGCACcaccatgatgatgatgatgatgatgatgatgatgaggcaCAAACAAGAGGATTAGCTTCATTCCCG GTTTACTCCTCCTCACCTGGGGGATCAATGAAAGAAGCCATGCCGGTGCTCACAGCAGGAGCAG GGCTCCACGAGACATTGGCCCTGCTCACCTCGCAGCTGCGGCCCGACGCCAACCACAAGGAGGACATGGTCTTCCTCAAGGATGTTTTCAGCGAGAGGAGCTTGGCGTACCTAATGAAG ATCCACGACAGGCTGAGACAGTACGAGAGACAAAGTCCAACTCCTGTCCTGCACAGTGTCTCTTCTCTAGCTGAAGAC GTGACGGACGAGCTGCAGAGTCGCCCGATGAGCACGGAGGAGCGGGAGCTGCTGCATCTGCTCACATCACCGCATCTCAAG GCCCTCCTTTCCGTCCACGACACGGTGGCCCAGAAGAGTTTCGATCCTGTCCTTCCGCCGCTGCCCGACGACTACGATGACGAACTGGAGGAGGAGTCGGTGAAGATTGTGCGTCTGGTGAAGAACAAGGAGCCTCTG GGTGCCACCATCAGGCGGGATGAGGCCACCGGAGCTGTAATTGTGGCTCGTATCATGAGAGGGGGCGCAGCGGACAGAAGCG GTTTGGTACACGTAGGGGACGAACTCAGGGAAGTCAACGGCGTCTCGGTGGTCCACAAGAGGCCCGACGAGATCAGTCAGTTGCTG TCACAGTCGCAGGGCTCCATTACTCTGAAGATTATCCCTGCTGTTAAAGAAGAAGACCGACTGAGGGAGAGCAAG GTGTACGTGAGAGCCTTATTCGACTACATTCCGTTGGAGGATAAGGCCACGCCATGCCAAGAAGCCGGACTTCCCTTCAAGCGTGGCGACATCCTGCAGATAGTGACCCAGGATGACCCTACGTGGTGGCAGGCCAAGCGCGTGGGTGACAGCAACCTGCGCGCCGGACTCGTTCCGTCCAAACACTTTCAGGAGAG GCGACTGGCCTACAGGATGAAAGTGGGCACGCTTCCCAATCTCAAGTCCCCCAAAACTCCTTCCT aCGACCAAGTGTGTGATAAAG ACGACTGTGACTGTGAGGGCTATTTCAATGGACAGTACATAG CACCCTGCTTGGAGCCGTACACCACCCCCTTGCCAAGTCCCCCTTCCATGCCTTGCCAACCAACCCCCCTCCCCACTTCCTGCATCTGCTGCAGTGTTCCAGTGCCCCCACACCCTTATCCACCACCCCACGGGGGCCCTCCTGCTGCGTTGGACGCATTGCACACTGTAAGCAGGCACGTCTGTTGCTCGTTCACTTTCCTGGTGTGCACGTATGAGGCTAAATTGGGTGACACTCTAACACCAGTTGTAGTCTCTCCTAAGTGTAACGCAGTGGCGCCCTCCTGCGGCCAGGTGTTTTCCTGGGAATTTTATTCAG CCGGTCTGCGCAGGAGCTTCCGCCTGAGTCGAAAAGACCGACAAGGCTCCTCTAGCGACGGCTCCGATCCGGGAGATTCTGAGTTCCTGACCTACGAGGAGGTGACCCGCTACCAGCAGCGGCCCAACGAAAGGCCCCGACTGGTGGTTCTGATTG GTTCTCTCGGTGCACGGATCAATGAACTCAAGCAGCGGGTGATTGCTGAGAACCCGCATCGCTACGCAGTGGCG ATACCACCAGGCCCAAGAAACCTCATGAGAAGGAAGGTGTGGAATATCACTTTGTcaccaagcagcagtttgacgtCGACGTCCTCAACAACAA GTTCATCGAGCACGGCGAGTACAAGGAGAACCAGTACGGCACCAGTATCGAGGCCATCCGCTCCGTGCAGGCcaagaacaaaatgtgcattGTAG